A window of the Candidatus Margulisiibacteriota bacterium genome harbors these coding sequences:
- the nrdR gene encoding transcriptional regulator NrdR has product MKCPFCGSYQDRVLESRTLADGEAIRRRRECLSCNARFTSYERLEDKPLMVKKRDGRKELFQKEKILKGIMRAVEKRPISMVQVEEIVDDITESIHRKPEREIDSRVLGEMVMNKLAKIDQVAYVRFASVYKQFKDVGEFIEEIKNM; this is encoded by the coding sequence ATGAAATGTCCGTTTTGTGGTAGCTATCAGGATAGAGTATTAGAATCAAGAACATTGGCTGATGGAGAAGCTATTCGTAGAAGAAGAGAATGTTTATCTTGCAACGCAAGGTTCACATCCTACGAACGTTTGGAAGACAAACCATTAATGGTGAAAAAAAGAGACGGCCGTAAAGAGCTGTTTCAAAAAGAGAAGATTTTAAAAGGAATTATGAGGGCCGTGGAAAAACGACCTATCTCTATGGTGCAGGTTGAAGAAATAGTTGATGATATTACGGAAAGTATACATAGAAAACCTGAGCGAGAGATAGATTCCAGGGTATTGGGTGAGATGGTCATGAATAAGCTGGCGAAAATTGATCAGGTGGCTTATGTAAGGTTTGCGTCAGTTTATAAGCAGTTTAAAGATGTGGGGGAGTTTATTGAAGAAATAAAAAATATGTAA
- the def gene encoding peptide deformylase, which yields MSSKKILIYNNPLLRKKSKAVKNITPALKKLVHDMADTMYENNGAGLAAIQIGELTRIFILDISEKKDSLQVFINPRIVAKEGEIIGPEACLSVPKFEGEVRRGRKITLKAKDIHFEDITVEAENYLARVIQHELDHLDGVLYIDKVEQGSLKTVEDMRDM from the coding sequence ATGAGTTCAAAAAAAATATTGATTTATAATAATCCATTGTTAAGAAAGAAGAGTAAAGCTGTTAAAAATATCACACCAGCCCTGAAAAAGCTTGTACACGACATGGCAGATACAATGTACGAGAATAATGGCGCTGGTCTGGCTGCTATACAAATAGGAGAATTAACAAGGATTTTTATCCTAGATATTTCTGAAAAGAAAGATTCATTGCAGGTATTTATTAATCCAAGAATTGTTGCCAAGGAGGGGGAAATAATCGGACCGGAAGCGTGTTTGAGCGTACCAAAGTTTGAAGGTGAAGTAAGAAGAGGCAGGAAGATTACCTTGAAAGCAAAAGATATTCATTTTGAGGATATTACTGTAGAAGCGGAAAATTATCTGGCACGTGTAATTCAGCATGAGCTTGATCATCTGGACGGTGTCTTATACATTGATAAAGTTGAACAGGGTTCATTGAAGACAGTGGAAGACATGAGAGATATGTAA
- the fmt gene encoding methionyl-tRNA formyltransferase has protein sequence MSFQKVFFFGTPLFAANILDSIVKNGKIRIDGVVTQPDRCKGRGYNLEESEVKRIAKKNKLPVYQPTNKTELQNLFKDESPDLSIVVAFGMIFSKEIVQNYLLVNIHASLLPKYRGPSPIQTVLLGDDKETGVTLIRIEEKVDNGDIINMKKIKIDEKENFSTLSEKLEQLSISMLLQQLDIDLVHWKFVRQDETEASYTKKIEKQNGYVDLTKDDPEIIIKKIRAYHPWPGVYTIKNNKRIKIIDAKLLDKHLVIEKVQEEGRKVILYQDYILNNDKLI, from the coding sequence ATGTCTTTTCAAAAAGTTTTTTTCTTTGGGACCCCCTTATTCGCGGCTAATATTTTAGACTCAATTGTTAAGAATGGAAAAATCAGGATTGACGGGGTTGTTACACAGCCAGACCGTTGCAAGGGTAGAGGATATAATCTGGAAGAATCGGAAGTAAAAAGAATAGCAAAAAAAAATAAATTACCTGTATATCAGCCAACCAATAAAACCGAACTGCAAAATCTATTTAAAGACGAATCTCCTGACCTTTCTATAGTTGTTGCTTTTGGTATGATATTTTCCAAAGAAATAGTCCAAAATTATTTACTTGTTAATATTCACGCCTCACTGCTTCCCAAATATCGAGGACCTTCTCCTATACAGACTGTTCTTCTTGGTGATGACAAAGAAACCGGTGTAACTTTGATAAGAATAGAGGAGAAGGTGGATAACGGGGATATTATAAATATGAAAAAAATAAAAATTGATGAAAAGGAGAATTTTTCAACATTATCGGAAAAGCTGGAACAATTAAGTATCAGCATGCTCTTACAGCAATTAGATATAGATTTGGTACATTGGAAATTTGTGAGACAGGATGAGACTGAAGCCAGCTATACGAAAAAGATTGAAAAACAAAACGGGTATGTAGATTTGACTAAGGACGACCCGGAAATAATTATCAAAAAAATCCGCGCCTATCATCCTTGGCCTGGAGTATACACAATAAAGAATAATAAGCGCATAAAGATTATCGATGCAAAATTGTTAGACAAACATTTGGTTATTGAAAAAGTTCAGGAAGAAGGCCGTAAAGTAATTTTATATCAGGATTATATTCTTAATAACGATAAACTGATATAA
- a CDS encoding methyl-accepting chemotaxis protein, producing the protein MTIKKKLYSMILLVLAFFMIMIFIAVSVTYKQKSLIKDIYENKVKTMENISKISESFSLANSTLLKLGILAMMGENSSIINSEADTGFNIFNTAFQNILDLINNNNVINKNSDQFKKFTENTETYKSLYKKISAAAIAGDVYSAQEFYPHAQKTFNAMIDFLNTYIIKKQSDITLEAYKNSQKTYQANLFLLVFVSLTAMCFLVVFIYLIIKSILEPLFLFSSNVDKIIKTGDFSIQIDYKNNDEFKQIINAFNVFMNNLKLAVSGVNQVMEALAHGDYSKRVFIDLKGDLHTMKTNINSTVGDLGSAITSINEVMEAVAQGDFKQKIMVSLNGELDILKENINSSIEMLGVNIDSINVVMDAVSKNDLKQRICSNSYGDINKLIQNINNSLETLASSLQNIANYSISVVNSTDLSNQVVGEMVQSADILIRSISDIKEATNDAHKSIEYIVDNASTANAVSEETFQLVKKGQNKISGMVNIIQSISENSLKISKITDVIGEIANQTNLLSLNAAIEAARAGEHGKGFAVVADEVRKLAENVSSYVKEISDLVSKAVKEIEIGVASATEVHEDMGNMTDSVSKNSSMIQSISSLINQQKVVIEGIQNNVINLSQFADKNNSIAKTITSSSRELSTLAKKTMTEVKKFTI; encoded by the coding sequence ATGACAATAAAAAAGAAATTGTATTCAATGATTTTGTTGGTGCTGGCATTCTTTATGATCATGATTTTTATTGCAGTCAGTGTTACATACAAACAAAAATCTCTAATTAAGGACATTTACGAAAATAAAGTAAAAACCATGGAAAATATTTCCAAAATTTCGGAATCTTTTTCTTTAGCGAACTCTACTCTTTTAAAATTAGGAATTCTGGCCATGATGGGAGAAAACTCAAGTATCATTAATAGCGAAGCTGACACGGGATTTAACATTTTTAATACAGCTTTTCAGAATATTCTTGATTTAATAAATAATAATAATGTAATAAATAAAAATTCCGATCAATTCAAAAAATTTACGGAAAATACTGAGACCTACAAATCTTTATATAAAAAAATAAGCGCTGCGGCTATAGCCGGTGATGTATACTCTGCCCAGGAGTTTTATCCGCATGCGCAAAAAACTTTTAATGCCATGATTGATTTTCTTAATACCTATATTATTAAAAAACAAAGCGATATAACTCTTGAAGCTTATAAAAATTCACAAAAAACTTATCAGGCTAATCTTTTCCTGCTGGTTTTTGTTTCTCTTACCGCAATGTGTTTCCTGGTTGTTTTCATCTATTTAATTATTAAAAGTATTCTTGAACCTTTATTCTTGTTTTCATCGAATGTCGATAAAATAATTAAAACCGGCGATTTTTCAATTCAAATTGATTACAAAAATAATGATGAATTCAAGCAAATAATCAATGCTTTTAATGTCTTTATGAACAATCTGAAGCTGGCCGTTTCGGGTGTAAATCAGGTTATGGAAGCATTGGCACATGGTGATTATTCTAAAAGAGTTTTTATAGATTTAAAAGGTGACTTACATACTATGAAAACCAATATCAATTCTACAGTCGGCGACCTTGGTTCGGCAATAACTTCAATAAATGAAGTAATGGAAGCCGTGGCTCAAGGTGATTTCAAACAAAAAATTATGGTTTCTTTGAATGGTGAGCTTGATATATTGAAAGAAAACATAAATAGTTCGATAGAGATGCTCGGTGTTAATATTGATAGTATCAATGTAGTCATGGACGCTGTATCTAAAAATGATTTAAAACAAAGGATATGTTCTAATTCTTATGGGGATATTAATAAACTTATCCAGAATATTAATAACTCCCTGGAAACTCTGGCCAGTTCATTACAAAACATTGCGAATTATTCCATCTCCGTAGTCAATTCTACTGATCTTTCCAATCAGGTTGTAGGTGAAATGGTCCAATCGGCAGATATATTGATCCGGTCAATTTCCGATATAAAGGAAGCAACCAACGACGCGCATAAATCAATTGAATATATTGTTGATAATGCTTCTACAGCAAATGCCGTAAGTGAAGAAACATTTCAACTTGTAAAAAAAGGACAAAATAAAATATCCGGCATGGTGAATATAATTCAGTCCATATCTGAAAATAGCCTGAAAATCAGCAAAATTACAGATGTTATTGGAGAAATTGCCAATCAGACCAATCTTTTATCCTTGAATGCCGCCATTGAGGCAGCAAGGGCTGGAGAACACGGCAAAGGATTTGCTGTAGTTGCTGATGAAGTCAGGAAACTGGCAGAAAATGTTTCCAGTTATGTTAAAGAGATTTCTGATCTCGTATCCAAAGCGGTTAAAGAAATAGAGATCGGAGTAGCGTCCGCCACCGAAGTTCATGAAGATATGGGCAATATGACTGATTCCGTTTCCAAAAACAGCAGCATGATTCAGAGTATATCATCCCTGATTAATCAACAAAAAGTTGTAATTGAGGGAATACAGAATAACGTGATTAACTTAAGTCAATTTGCCGATAAAAATAATTCCATAGCAAAAACTATTACCAGTTCTTCACGTGAACTTTCAACACTGGCTAAAAAAACAATGACAGAAGTTAAAAAATTTACAATTTAA
- a CDS encoding cache domain-containing protein, which produces MKKTVLLIVVLLGLMLPYTFGETQDAPKDNVIAAPEDNLTKEQVVGIVDEAAKLLTQKGDDALKIIGETNGKFHKGELYVFVYDENITMLAHPEKPSLVGKNFKGKPDVKGFKFRDEIVAKALAKGSGWTDYMYQKPESTGIFKKTTYGKLAKFGDKKYIVCAGMYAK; this is translated from the coding sequence ATGAAAAAAACGGTTTTATTAATAGTAGTTCTGCTTGGGTTAATGCTTCCATATACTTTTGGGGAAACTCAGGACGCTCCAAAAGACAACGTAATTGCAGCGCCCGAAGATAATCTCACCAAGGAACAGGTGGTTGGGATAGTTGATGAAGCAGCAAAACTATTAACACAAAAAGGTGACGACGCATTAAAAATAATCGGCGAAACAAACGGCAAGTTTCATAAAGGTGAATTATATGTGTTTGTTTATGATGAAAATATAACAATGCTTGCACATCCTGAAAAACCTTCACTGGTAGGTAAAAATTTCAAAGGTAAACCGGATGTTAAGGGGTTCAAGTTCAGAGACGAAATCGTTGCCAAGGCTCTGGCAAAAGGAAGCGGCTGGACAGACTATATGTATCAGAAGCCGGAAAGTACTGGAATTTTCAAAAAAACAACTTATGGCAAGTTAGCCAAGTTCGGAGATAAAAAATACATTGTTTGCGCCGGTATGTATGCAAAATAA
- the rlmB gene encoding 23S rRNA (guanosine(2251)-2'-O)-methyltransferase RlmB has protein sequence MTNFIYGRNAVLNSLKNGKRIHRILISKSFQHDNKINDLISLAHYNRVPIVYADKKEIEKISSTDSHQGVLAYVPPYQFVEVEDILDLAEEKNEQPFILMLDEIEDPYNFGSLIRTSVAAGVHGIIVPAKKQAELSPTVVKVSTGAVDNILIAKTSNLVNCVQKLKDKGLWIIGTHQMAKESYLEIDYKIPLVLIIGNEGKGMSRLLTENCDYLIKIPMATDVIDSLNASVAGALVIFKIMEKRKFSK, from the coding sequence GTGACTAATTTTATATACGGACGTAACGCAGTTCTAAATTCTTTAAAAAACGGAAAAAGAATCCACAGGATTTTGATAAGCAAGAGTTTCCAACATGATAACAAAATAAATGATCTTATTTCTTTAGCTCATTATAACAGGGTACCTATAGTATATGCGGATAAAAAAGAGATTGAAAAGATAAGCTCGACGGATAGCCATCAAGGAGTTTTGGCATATGTACCTCCTTATCAGTTTGTAGAAGTGGAGGATATTTTAGATCTGGCTGAGGAGAAAAATGAGCAGCCCTTTATTCTTATGCTGGACGAAATAGAAGACCCATATAATTTCGGGTCATTAATCCGAACATCAGTTGCTGCTGGGGTTCATGGAATTATTGTTCCGGCGAAAAAACAGGCAGAACTGTCTCCGACAGTTGTTAAGGTCAGTACCGGAGCTGTTGATAATATTTTGATCGCCAAAACTTCAAACTTGGTAAACTGTGTACAAAAATTAAAAGATAAGGGATTATGGATTATCGGCACACATCAAATGGCTAAAGAAAGTTATTTAGAAATTGACTACAAGATACCATTAGTTTTGATTATCGGTAATGAAGGGAAAGGAATGAGCCGGTTGTTAACTGAAAATTGTGATTATTTGATAAAAATACCAATGGCTACGGATGTGATTGACTCTTTAAACGCTTCTGTTGCGGGTGCGTTGGTTATTTTTAAAATAATGGAAAAAAGGAAATTCAGTAAATGA
- a CDS encoding methyl-accepting chemotaxis protein, with protein sequence MSIKNRLNIILVIVLITLFVIITIALNLANNQKKLIKQVYEKEVKGIEQVFKQAQSFSLANSILLRLSTYAVMGESTDVISREGHKGLDAYLLASKELVSIIATYKIIDETNPLYKEFLSNSEKYIAGYKQIINYTTAGDTYSAAEAYGQAESIYQKINVFLENFIIKNQSDNTYKLYKYSIRTSQQNIFLLIVVSIASAILLYAFIFFVSKSILNVIKKSTYQLNDIIIQLSASAAQVFASGKSLATGASNQASSIAATLSSLGQLSTLTSKNEKNALQASGLSSLTKTTNDNCANSVQEMSQAIEEVKKSSEEIHNIVKTIDNIAFQTNLLALNASVEAARAGEAGAGFSVVADEVRSLALKTTAETEHTNAQIDESDKKLLGAINRVNKVREEFKNVAENINKMNILVSQISNESKDQSRGITMLNEIMVSIDRVAQQNSAGAEESAAAAQEMNAQSEKIKTISTELLNLIEGKKKL encoded by the coding sequence TTGTCTATAAAGAATAGATTAAATATTATTCTGGTTATAGTTTTAATAACTTTATTTGTTATTATTACTATTGCTTTGAACCTGGCGAACAATCAAAAAAAATTAATCAAACAGGTATATGAAAAAGAAGTAAAAGGTATTGAACAAGTCTTCAAACAGGCCCAATCGTTTTCACTAGCCAATTCTATACTTTTAAGGTTAAGCACCTACGCAGTTATGGGTGAATCCACCGACGTTATTTCCCGTGAAGGGCACAAAGGGCTGGATGCATACTTGCTGGCCTCAAAAGAGCTTGTTTCAATTATCGCTACCTATAAAATAATTGATGAAACTAATCCTCTGTATAAAGAGTTTTTGTCTAATTCGGAAAAATATATCGCTGGTTACAAACAAATAATTAATTACACAACTGCCGGTGATACATATTCAGCAGCCGAAGCCTACGGGCAAGCAGAAAGTATATATCAAAAAATTAATGTTTTTCTAGAAAATTTTATTATAAAAAATCAAAGTGATAATACATACAAACTCTATAAATATTCAATAAGAACATCTCAACAAAATATTTTTCTTTTGATTGTTGTGTCAATTGCCAGTGCGATTCTTTTGTATGCCTTTATTTTTTTTGTTTCCAAGAGTATCCTAAATGTTATAAAAAAATCTACTTATCAATTAAATGACATAATTATCCAGCTATCTGCTTCTGCCGCGCAGGTTTTCGCTTCAGGGAAATCTCTGGCAACAGGAGCATCTAATCAGGCTTCCTCTATTGCTGCAACATTATCCTCTTTAGGTCAGTTATCAACCCTTACTTCCAAAAATGAAAAAAACGCGCTCCAGGCCTCGGGGCTATCCAGCCTAACTAAAACAACCAATGACAACTGCGCGAATTCAGTTCAGGAAATGTCTCAGGCAATAGAAGAAGTAAAAAAATCCAGCGAGGAAATTCATAACATAGTCAAGACTATAGACAATATTGCCTTCCAAACCAATTTACTGGCTTTAAATGCTTCGGTTGAGGCAGCAAGAGCTGGTGAGGCAGGTGCTGGCTTTTCCGTTGTTGCGGATGAGGTAAGGAGCCTGGCCTTGAAGACCACAGCAGAAACAGAACACACAAATGCTCAAATCGATGAAAGTGATAAAAAACTTTTAGGCGCCATAAATCGCGTTAATAAAGTCAGGGAGGAATTTAAAAACGTTGCAGAGAATATTAATAAAATGAATATTCTAGTTTCGCAGATATCCAATGAGTCAAAAGATCAATCACGTGGCATAACGATGCTAAATGAAATAATGGTCAGCATTGACAGGGTCGCACAACAAAATTCCGCAGGAGCCGAAGAATCAGCTGCGGCTGCTCAGGAAATGAATGCTCAGTCTGAGAAAATAAAAACCATATCTACAGAATTGCTAAACTTAATCGAAGGGAAGAAAAAACTATGA
- a CDS encoding ribonucleoside triphosphate reductase — MITEEIKKAIQDKKGLIKKVIKRNGEIVDFKKEKITEAIFKAAQSVGGTDIETAKSLTEKVIAELTEKYNKKTIPAIEEIQDLVETVLMRNGHAKTAKAYILYREQRQRLREKEKLILDINKTMDGYLNQSDWRVNENSNVNYSLGGLILHNSGSITANYWLNNIYPKEIADAHRNGDYHIHDLSMFSGYCAGWSLRQLIEEGFGGVPNKINSKPAKHLSTLISQMVNFLGTMQNEWAGAQAFSSFDTYLAPFVRIDNLDFESVKQQIQSFVFSINTPSRWGSQAPFTNITLDWVVPQDLKERAVIIGGKQLNFTYGDCQKEMDIINKAFIEIMMEGDANGRGFPYPIPTYNITRDFDWDSPNAKLLFEMTAKYGTPYFQNFINSNLDPQDVRSMCCRLQLDKRELRNRGGGLFGADELTGSIGVVTINLSRIGYLTKTKEEFFAKLEHLMNLASESLVIKRQVINRLMDVGLYPYTKRYLKSFKNHFSTIGINGMNEALLNFLGKDITTPEGVELAMEVLDFMRNTLINLQVETGDLYNLEATPAESTSYRLAKIDKDRYPDIIVAGKDDPYYTNSTQLPVGFSDDIFSALDHQDQLQRRYTGGTVFHGFLGERIHDVEVCKQLVRKIAYNYHVPYFTITPTFSICPKHGYLNGEHFDCPICRDTKKEEIIQNLEKLEKELHINKEEAC; from the coding sequence ATGATCACAGAAGAAATAAAAAAAGCGATACAGGACAAAAAAGGGTTAATCAAAAAGGTTATTAAAAGAAACGGAGAAATCGTTGATTTTAAGAAAGAAAAAATAACCGAAGCTATCTTTAAAGCTGCACAATCAGTAGGTGGAACCGACATCGAAACCGCAAAGAGCCTGACAGAGAAAGTAATTGCCGAATTAACAGAAAAGTACAACAAAAAAACCATACCCGCGATTGAAGAAATACAGGACCTGGTAGAAACAGTCTTAATGAGGAACGGTCATGCCAAGACTGCAAAGGCCTATATTTTATATCGCGAACAACGTCAAAGGTTAAGAGAAAAAGAAAAGCTCATCCTGGATATTAATAAAACAATGGATGGCTATTTGAACCAATCGGACTGGAGAGTAAATGAAAACAGCAATGTGAATTATTCATTAGGCGGGCTCATATTGCATAATTCAGGATCAATAACCGCGAATTACTGGCTAAATAATATTTATCCCAAAGAAATAGCCGACGCGCACCGCAACGGCGATTACCATATTCATGATTTATCAATGTTTTCTGGCTATTGTGCAGGCTGGTCTCTCAGACAGCTGATAGAAGAAGGTTTTGGAGGGGTACCTAACAAAATAAATTCCAAACCGGCTAAACATTTAAGCACACTTATATCGCAGATGGTTAACTTTCTCGGGACCATGCAAAATGAATGGGCCGGAGCACAGGCTTTTTCCAGTTTTGATACCTATCTGGCTCCATTTGTAAGGATAGATAATCTGGATTTTGAAAGTGTCAAACAACAGATACAAAGTTTTGTGTTTAGTATTAATACACCTTCAAGATGGGGAAGCCAGGCACCATTTACCAACATTACGCTGGATTGGGTTGTACCGCAGGATCTTAAAGAGAGAGCAGTAATTATAGGTGGCAAGCAACTGAATTTTACATATGGCGATTGCCAGAAAGAAATGGATATTATAAATAAAGCTTTTATTGAAATCATGATGGAAGGCGATGCCAACGGTAGAGGATTTCCCTATCCGATCCCTACCTATAATATAACCAGAGATTTTGATTGGGATTCTCCTAATGCCAAATTATTATTTGAAATGACAGCCAAATACGGAACGCCTTATTTTCAGAATTTTATCAACAGCAATCTTGACCCACAGGATGTGAGATCTATGTGCTGCAGGTTGCAGCTGGATAAAAGAGAGCTCAGGAACAGAGGCGGAGGACTGTTCGGGGCTGATGAACTGACAGGCTCAATAGGAGTGGTAACCATAAACTTATCCAGAATAGGTTATTTGACTAAAACTAAAGAAGAATTTTTTGCCAAGCTTGAACATCTTATGAATCTGGCAAGCGAGTCACTTGTTATAAAAAGACAAGTTATTAACCGGTTAATGGATGTTGGTTTATACCCATATACAAAAAGATATTTAAAAAGTTTTAAAAACCATTTTTCTACAATCGGAATAAATGGGATGAATGAAGCTTTGCTTAATTTTTTAGGCAAAGATATCACCACACCCGAAGGTGTTGAGTTGGCCATGGAGGTGTTGGATTTTATGCGTAATACACTTATTAATCTTCAGGTGGAAACAGGAGATTTATATAATCTGGAAGCAACACCGGCAGAATCTACATCATACCGTTTAGCCAAGATTGATAAGGACAGATATCCTGATATTATAGTGGCCGGCAAAGATGACCCCTATTACACAAACTCTACTCAATTGCCGGTAGGGTTTTCCGATGATATTTTTTCTGCTCTGGACCATCAGGACCAGCTACAGAGAAGGTATACCGGCGGGACAGTTTTCCACGGGTTTTTAGGTGAAAGAATTCATGATGTAGAAGTCTGCAAACAATTGGTTAGAAAAATAGCCTACAATTATCATGTGCCCTACTTTACTATTACTCCGACATTTTCTATATGTCCGAAACACGGGTATTTAAACGGCGAGCACTTTGATTGTCCTATATGCAGAGATACTAAAAAAGAAGAGATTATCCAGAATCTGGAAAAGCTGGAAAAAGAATTGCATATAAACAAAGAAGAGGCATGTTAA
- a CDS encoding aminotransferase class III-fold pyridoxal phosphate-dependent enzyme has protein sequence MNHEILKKADQYISPVLSHFTRLEVDHAEGLYLYTVDGKKYIDFTSGIGVVNTGHVHPNIYKAICEQTKKLIHIAAGIAYYAPHSNLAEKIVKITGFKEASVFFTQSGSEAIEASLKLARYVSKKKKLLAFSGAFHGRTLGALSITYKEKYKKGYEDWLINSVITANFPYCYRCPYDQTYGKCKFQCITDMKEKIIKNKDDLAAVIIEPVLGEGGYIPAPVEFIQELRYITNEHNIILIFDEIQSGFGRTGEMFAKEHYEVQPDVIALAKAIASGLPLGACVARADLMNQWTTSAHGGTFPGNPVACAASLATIDTIDKEKLLDNAYETGQYMKSLLKDAQKKYQQIGDVRGFGLMIGVEFIKPGTKEPNPEFVKSVRNIALVKGLLLISCGENDQVIRLIPPLIIKKEEIKTAIGIFLDSIREAAGD, from the coding sequence ATGAACCACGAAATATTAAAAAAAGCGGATCAATATATATCCCCGGTCTTGAGCCACTTTACAAGATTAGAAGTGGATCACGCAGAAGGTCTATACCTATACACTGTTGATGGCAAGAAGTATATTGATTTTACATCTGGTATAGGGGTAGTTAATACAGGTCATGTTCATCCGAATATATATAAGGCGATTTGTGAGCAGACAAAAAAGTTGATCCATATTGCAGCGGGAATTGCATATTATGCACCACATAGCAATTTGGCTGAAAAAATTGTCAAGATAACCGGATTTAAAGAGGCATCGGTTTTTTTTACTCAGAGTGGGTCTGAAGCCATTGAGGCAAGCCTTAAGTTAGCACGGTACGTTTCAAAAAAGAAGAAATTGCTGGCTTTTAGCGGGGCGTTTCATGGAAGAACATTAGGAGCATTATCGATTACTTATAAGGAAAAATATAAAAAAGGATATGAGGACTGGCTAATAAATAGCGTAATTACAGCGAATTTTCCTTATTGTTATCGATGTCCCTATGATCAAACTTATGGAAAATGTAAATTTCAATGCATAACTGATATGAAAGAGAAAATTATTAAAAATAAAGATGACCTTGCAGCTGTGATTATTGAACCGGTTTTAGGTGAAGGTGGCTATATCCCGGCCCCGGTAGAGTTTATACAGGAATTACGCTACATCACTAATGAACATAATATTATTTTAATATTTGACGAAATTCAGTCAGGATTCGGTCGAACAGGTGAAATGTTCGCCAAGGAGCATTACGAGGTTCAGCCTGATGTAATCGCGCTGGCTAAAGCTATTGCCTCCGGATTGCCCCTGGGAGCCTGTGTAGCACGTGCTGATTTAATGAATCAATGGACCACATCAGCACATGGAGGTACATTCCCCGGAAATCCGGTGGCCTGCGCAGCAAGCCTGGCAACAATTGATACTATTGATAAGGAAAAGCTGCTGGATAATGCTTATGAAACAGGTCAATATATGAAATCTTTACTAAAAGATGCACAAAAAAAGTACCAGCAAATAGGCGATGTTAGAGGCTTTGGGCTGATGATAGGCGTGGAATTCATTAAGCCGGGGACAAAGGAACCGAACCCTGAGTTTGTGAAAAGTGTCCGAAATATTGCTTTAGTAAAGGGATTACTGCTAATAAGTTGCGGAGAAAATGACCAAGTTATTCGATTGATTCCACCGTTAATCATTAAAAAAGAGGAAATTAAAACCGCAATCGGAATATTTTTAGACTCGATCAGGGAAGCAGCCGGTGACTAA